The stretch of DNA GTCAGATTTGCGAAGTATACCCCTGAGGAGAGCCCTGTGCCATTGATGCGAGCGGTGTAGGTTCCCGCTTCCTGTGCCCAGTCAACGATTGTTCCGAGGCTACGTCCAGTCATATCGAACAATTCGAGTTTCACATCAGCGCGAGCGGGCAGCGAATACGTAAGAGTAGCGGAAGCATTGAAGGGATTGGGATACACCGACTCGATTTGGAAAACGTCGGGGATCGCATTGCTGTTACGTTCGACTACGCCAAGGGCTTGGGAACAGTCGTAGATACCGAATTCTTGCCCGGCAGCGACATAAGCCAGCGACCCCGTTACCGTAATCTTACGGGCATAGCTCTGTGTACTATGATACCCTACCTCCCGAGGATCAGCTGGATTGCTTATGTTGATAATTCTAAAACCAAAATTGTCTTCAGCTATGAAGGCGTAGTTACCAGAAACGGTAACACCTGCCATGTAAGTTGAAGTGACCAATTCCCCAATAATTTGAGGAACTGAAGGGTTATTCACATTAAAGATCTGAAGTCCGATGCCGTTGCTTACGACGAAAGCAATAGAACCCGTTACAGCGACTCCACTTGCGCCCCTGTGTGTAACGTATGATCCAACCTCAATTGGACTCACAGGATTGTTAATGTTTATGATCCGTAGACCAGAATCTAGATCGGCAACATAGGCGAAAGATCCAGAAACTGCGACCCGCAATGCATAATCGGGTGTATCAAGAAATCCTATGCGTTGTGGGTTAGATGGGTTTTCAACATTGACAATTTGTAACCCTTCATAACCATCCGCCACAAAACATAATGAACCAGAAACAGCGACGTCATTCGCATTTCCGGGTGTATCATAAGAACCTACTTCATGGGGAGTTGCCGGATTACCGATTCCAATAACTCTCAAACCGTAATACCCATATGCAACATACGCACAAGTATCTGACAAAGTGATTCTACTTGCGAAACCGAGTGTGTTAAAGTGACCTACCTCATGCAAATTTGAAGGTTGATTGATATTGAGTACCCTTATTCCCACACTTCCGTCAGCGATAAAAGCATTTGAACCAGAAACAGCGACATCATACGCGTTTCCGGGAATCGAGTAGTTACCAGTTTCAACCGGATTAACTGGATTGCTAATATTTACAATTCGTAAACCTTTTCCGCTATTTGCGATATAAGCTAAAGAACCAGAAACCCTCACACCACACGTTTGTCCATAGGTTGCAAAGTATCCGACTTCTTGAGGATTGCTCGGATTGCTGATATTAATCGTTCTAAGACCATATAGTTCATCCGCGACATAGGCGAAAGAGTCGTTAACTGCAATGTCCCACGCGGCTCCTTGTATGTGACAAAATCCTGATCTGTATGGCGTTGCGGGGTTGCTAATGTTGATTATCTGCAAACCGGAATCCAAATCGGCTACGTAACAATTTGCACCGGATAGTGCAACACCAAAGGCATGACCGGGTGTATCATAAGACCCCACTTCAAATGGATGGTTAGGATTACTTATGTTAATTATCCGTAGTCCAGACGAGCTGTTTGCGACATAGGCATACATACCAGAAACAACTATCCCAAACGCCATTCCTGGGGTTTCGCAATGTCCTATGTATCGTGGATTTGCGGGATTGCTAACGTCGATCACTTGCAAACCGAGTGAGTTACTGGCAATGTATGCATAAGAACCAGAAACAGCGACATCGTCTGCAAATATTGGAACAAATTCGGAGTTAACTACAATAAATCCAACTTCATATGGCGATACAGGATTTGAGATGTCAATGATTCTCAAACCTGCGTTTTCTTCTGCGATGAATGCATAGCTACCGGATACTGTAATTCGTCGCGCGTTGCCTACTGTTTGGCAATGACCAACTTGTTGTGGAGTAACAGGATTGCTGATGTTGATAATCCGTAAACCATAATCCCCGTCAGCGACATAAGCGTAAGCGCCACGTACCTCAACATCATTCGATGATGTGTGCCAATACCGCCCGAGACAACTTACGTTCAAGCTGTCTTGCGCGAAAACAGTGGGAATTGTTGCGAAGAAAAAAAGAGAGAGAAACAATGTAAAGATTAACCGTTGACGATTCATTAGGTATGCTCGATGTTGGTTACTGGTAAGGTAGAAAGCAATTTGATAAGTCGCAATGAAATTGGTAGCAGATTGTAAAAGGTTTGGAGAAATCGAATATGTAATAAGATAGGAGCGAGATGTGTTCGAGGGTTTGGCTTCGATTCAATTCGATGCATGTGTTTTCTAAGAGGGCGAACACAAGGTTCGCCCGTACACCGAAAATTATACGTAAGATGAATTTCAGAAGTATCAGAATGGACATACAAGAGTGCGACCTTTGACAAAAGCGGATTCGCGAGGAATTCTGCGCATGTGAAGTAGAGCAGAATCACGAACTCAAATGAATCTTTGTGAAAGGTTCGTAATGCAGCGAAGTATCCTGCGAAGCAGATACGAAGTGGAATGACGTGGCGATCTCAAAAACAAGTACTTATTTTCAACTATGAGATTGCTTCGTCACTGCGGTCGCACAAGGTTGCGACCTGCGTTCCTCGCAAAGACAGGATGAGCGGAATAATCAATGGTCTCAAGAGTGTCTGTCCTACAGGTCACCGGTACAGGTCTAAGGTTTTTCGGCGACGAGGACGATGACGGACGCGCCGGCTTCACCGCCTACGAGTGCGG from bacterium encodes:
- a CDS encoding T9SS type A sorting domain-containing protein; the encoded protein is MNVSCLGRYWHTSSNDVEVRGAYAYVADGDYGLRIINISNPVTPQQVGHCQTVGNARRITVSGSYAFIAEENAGLRIIDISNPVSPYEVGFIVVNSEFVPIFADDVAVSGSYAYIASNSLGLQVIDVSNPANPRYIGHCETPGMAFGIVVSGMYAYVANSSSGLRIINISNPNHPFEVGSYDTPGHAFGVALSGANCYVADLDSGLQIINISNPATPYRSGFCHIQGAAWDIAVNDSFAYVADELYGLRTINISNPSNPQEVGYFATYGQTCGVRVSGSLAYIANSGKGLRIVNISNPVNPVETGNYSIPGNAYDVAVSGSNAFIADGSVGIRVLNINQPSNLHEVGHFNTLGFASRITLSDTCAYVAYGYYGLRVIGIGNPATPHEVGSYDTPGNANDVAVSGSLCFVADGYEGLQIVNVENPSNPQRIGFLDTPDYALRVAVSGSFAYVADLDSGLRIININNPVSPIEVGSYVTHRGASGVAVTGSIAFVVSNGIGLQIFNVNNPSVPQIIGELVTSTYMAGVTVSGNYAFIAEDNFGFRIINISNPADPREVGYHSTQSYARKITVTGSLAYVAAGQEFGIYDCSQALGVVERNSNAIPDVFQIESVYPNPFNASATLTYSLPARADVKLELFDMTGRSLGTIVDWAQEAGTYTARINGTGLSSGVYFANLTAGKQSESKRLVLVK